A stretch of the Filimonas lacunae genome encodes the following:
- a CDS encoding helix-turn-helix domain-containing protein, whose product MENDIILQIGNRIREKRKEGNVTLQELADSAGVSKGLISQIENNRTVPSLPVLLNIIKALQVDLNAFFDNLDAGKDNEPVLIKAGEGKAIKKEYSNGSHYHRIISFRHNGRLVDVVLYRQEKGARRGMVSTNAIEYNYMLRGKMQYEIEGKTYILEEGDSFHYDARKPHLTRCLEGKDCLMLVIYFFEEEA is encoded by the coding sequence ATGGAAAACGATATCATACTTCAGATAGGCAACCGCATCCGCGAAAAACGGAAAGAGGGAAATGTAACGCTGCAGGAACTGGCAGATAGTGCAGGGGTGAGCAAAGGATTGATATCCCAGATTGAAAACAACCGCACAGTGCCCTCCCTGCCGGTGCTACTGAATATTATAAAGGCCCTGCAGGTGGATTTGAATGCGTTTTTTGACAACCTGGATGCAGGTAAGGATAATGAACCGGTATTGATTAAAGCAGGTGAAGGAAAGGCCATTAAAAAGGAGTATTCCAATGGATCGCACTACCACCGTATTATCTCGTTCCGGCATAATGGCCGCCTGGTAGATGTGGTATTATACCGCCAGGAGAAAGGGGCCCGGAGAGGAATGGTGTCTACCAACGCTATTGAGTATAATTACATGTTACGGGGTAAAATGCAATACGAAATAGAAGGGAAAACTTATATACTGGAAGAAGGAGATTCTTTTCATTACGATGCCCGAAAACCGCATCTTACCCGTTGCCTGGAAGGAAAAGATTGCCTGATGCTGGTAATTTACTTTTTTGAGGAAGAGGCCTAA
- the accB gene encoding acetyl-CoA carboxylase biotin carboxyl carrier protein, translating into MDFKQVQELIKIINKSNIGELTIEEKDFKITIKQKEDQVQTVYAAPSAPVYTAALQAPQAVALPAAGAAAPAGDAPAAKADNLITIKSPMIGTFYRRASPDKPLFVEVGSEIAPGKTVCIIEAMKLFNEIESEVSGKIVKVLVEDASPVEFDQPLFLVEPA; encoded by the coding sequence ATGGACTTCAAACAGGTTCAGGAACTGATAAAGATCATTAACAAGAGCAATATCGGTGAACTGACTATCGAGGAAAAGGATTTCAAGATTACCATCAAGCAAAAAGAAGACCAGGTACAAACTGTGTATGCTGCTCCTTCTGCGCCAGTTTACACTGCTGCACTGCAGGCTCCACAGGCTGTTGCTTTGCCAGCTGCCGGTGCTGCTGCACCTGCTGGTGATGCTCCTGCTGCTAAAGCAGATAATCTGATTACTATTAAAAGCCCGATGATCGGTACCTTCTACCGTCGTGCTTCTCCTGACAAACCTTTATTTGTGGAGGTGGGTTCCGAAATCGCTCCTGGTAAAACAGTATGTATTATTGAAGCGATGAAGCTTTTCAATGAAATTGAAAGCGAAGTGAGTGGTAAAATTGTAAAAGTGCTTGTGGAAGACGCAAGTCCTGTTGAATTTGATCAGCCATTATTCCTGGTAGAACCAGCTTAA
- the efp gene encoding elongation factor P, whose product MATTSDISRGIILKLDGSLYSVVEFGENKTARAAAKVWAKLKGVDNARSIEKTWNSGETIFPVRVEKKAFQYLYKDESGYNLMNNETFEQIILGEGMIDAPQFLKDGSEVFVFINTETELPIGAELPEKIVVQVTYCEPGLRGDTATRATKPATIETGATVNVPLFVNEGEVIRINTKTGEYVERVKD is encoded by the coding sequence ATGGCAACTACATCAGATATCAGCCGTGGTATTATCCTGAAACTGGACGGCAGTTTATACTCAGTGGTAGAATTCGGTGAAAACAAAACTGCCCGTGCCGCAGCCAAAGTATGGGCTAAATTGAAAGGTGTGGATAACGCCCGTTCTATTGAAAAAACATGGAACAGCGGCGAAACTATTTTCCCTGTACGTGTAGAGAAGAAAGCTTTCCAGTACCTGTATAAAGATGAGTCTGGCTATAACCTGATGAACAACGAAACATTTGAGCAGATTATTCTGGGAGAAGGCATGATCGATGCTCCTCAGTTTCTGAAAGATGGCTCAGAAGTTTTTGTATTTATTAATACAGAAACCGAACTGCCTATTGGTGCAGAATTACCTGAGAAAATTGTGGTTCAGGTTACTTATTGCGAACCAGGTTTAAGAGGAGATACTGCTACCCGTGCTACCAAACCAGCTACTATCGAAACCGGTGCTACCGTTAACGTGCCTTTATTTGTAAACGAAGGTGAAGTTATCCGTATTAACACCAAAACCGGTGAATACGTAGAAAGAGTAAAAGACTAA
- a CDS encoding glutamine synthetase III family protein — translation MSLRFQAINDLTKDSKEVSVASTTKITTIFGENVFTLKTARSFLSDEAYKSLVASIKGSKKIERTVANQIANGIKAWAESKGVTHYTHWFQPLTGTTAEKHDSFFTLKGDGTAIEEFDGGALIQQEPDASSFPSGGLRATFEARGYTAWDPSSPAFIMEIGSGKTLCVPTLFVSYTGELLDYKGPLLKALEAINKSAVEVCNYFDKNVTKVTPTLGWEQEYFVIDEALANARPDLVQCGRTVFGASPAKGQQLEDHYFGSIPERVYAFMRDFEEESYKLGIPLRTRHNEVAPAQFECAPIFEEVNIAVDHNVLLMDIMSRVAKRHKLRVLLHEKPFAGINGSGKHNNWSLATDTGVNLLAPGKTPKTNLMFLTFFVNTIKAVHDYADLLRACIASAGNDHRLGANEAPPAIISVFAGQYLAKVLSDIESRVGEKFDEQDEAILKLDLHRSIPELLLDNTDRNRTSPFAFTGNKFEFRAVGSSANCASAMTVLNTIMAETLKTFKKDVDALIEKGDKKEIAIMHVIQKYIVESKAVLFEGDGYSDEWAKEAEKRGLQNVKTTPLALDAMVTEKAKHLYESCGVYSHSELEARHEIELENYLKKVQIEARIMGDLAINHILPAAINYQTTLATNVNSLKAAGLPETAYSSQLAMLKEISERIAIIYTKVDEMVEARKKVNNLTNTREKAIAYEAEVKAPYFDEIRYHVDKLEHLVSDEEWTLPKYREMLLLR, via the coding sequence ATGTCATTACGATTTCAGGCGATCAATGACCTTACTAAGGACTCTAAGGAGGTTTCTGTAGCCAGTACTACCAAAATAACTACCATTTTTGGCGAAAATGTTTTTACCCTTAAAACAGCCCGCTCGTTTTTAAGTGATGAAGCTTATAAAAGCTTAGTTGCAAGCATTAAAGGAAGTAAAAAAATTGAACGTACTGTAGCCAACCAGATTGCTAATGGCATTAAGGCATGGGCAGAAAGTAAAGGTGTTACCCACTACACACACTGGTTTCAGCCTTTAACAGGAACTACTGCAGAGAAACATGATTCCTTCTTTACCCTGAAAGGTGATGGTACTGCTATTGAAGAATTCGACGGCGGCGCGTTAATTCAGCAAGAGCCTGACGCATCTTCTTTCCCTAGTGGTGGCTTACGTGCTACTTTCGAAGCACGCGGTTATACTGCATGGGATCCTTCTTCTCCTGCATTCATCATGGAGATCGGTTCTGGTAAAACATTATGTGTTCCTACCCTTTTCGTTTCTTATACCGGTGAACTGTTAGATTACAAAGGTCCATTGCTGAAAGCTTTGGAAGCTATCAACAAATCTGCTGTTGAAGTTTGTAACTATTTCGATAAAAACGTAACCAAAGTAACTCCTACCCTGGGTTGGGAACAAGAGTACTTTGTAATTGACGAAGCGTTAGCAAACGCACGTCCCGACCTGGTTCAGTGTGGCCGTACCGTATTCGGTGCTTCTCCTGCCAAAGGTCAGCAACTGGAAGATCACTACTTCGGTTCTATTCCTGAAAGAGTGTACGCTTTCATGCGCGATTTTGAAGAAGAATCTTACAAACTGGGTATTCCTTTAAGAACCCGTCACAACGAAGTAGCTCCTGCTCAGTTCGAGTGTGCGCCTATCTTCGAAGAAGTGAACATTGCTGTTGACCACAACGTATTGTTGATGGACATCATGAGCCGTGTTGCTAAACGTCATAAACTGCGTGTATTACTGCACGAGAAGCCATTTGCAGGCATCAACGGTAGCGGCAAACACAACAACTGGTCTTTGGCTACCGACACAGGTGTAAACCTGCTGGCTCCGGGCAAAACGCCTAAAACCAACCTGATGTTCTTAACATTCTTTGTTAACACCATCAAGGCTGTACATGATTATGCTGATTTATTAAGAGCTTGTATCGCTTCTGCCGGTAACGATCACCGCTTAGGCGCTAACGAAGCACCTCCTGCTATCATCTCTGTATTTGCCGGTCAATACCTGGCTAAAGTGCTGAGCGATATCGAATCAAGAGTAGGAGAGAAATTCGACGAGCAAGACGAAGCAATACTGAAACTGGATCTGCACCGCAGCATTCCAGAACTGTTACTGGACAATACCGACCGTAACAGAACTTCACCTTTTGCTTTCACTGGTAACAAATTCGAGTTCCGTGCCGTAGGTTCTTCTGCCAACTGCGCCAGCGCTATGACAGTGTTGAACACTATTATGGCTGAAACACTCAAAACATTCAAGAAAGATGTGGATGCTTTGATTGAAAAAGGCGACAAGAAAGAAATCGCTATCATGCACGTTATTCAGAAGTACATTGTAGAAAGCAAGGCTGTACTGTTTGAAGGTGATGGTTATAGCGACGAGTGGGCTAAAGAAGCTGAAAAGCGTGGCCTGCAAAACGTAAAAACTACTCCGCTGGCTCTGGACGCTATGGTTACAGAAAAAGCGAAACACCTGTACGAATCATGTGGTGTTTACTCTCATTCTGAGCTGGAAGCACGTCATGAAATTGAACTGGAAAACTACCTGAAGAAAGTTCAGATTGAAGCACGTATTATGGGTGACCTGGCTATTAACCACATCCTGCCTGCTGCTATCAATTATCAAACTACGCTGGCTACTAACGTTAACAGCCTGAAAGCAGCTGGTTTACCAGAAACCGCTTATAGCAGTCAACTGGCTATGCTGAAAGAAATTTCTGAGCGCATCGCTATTATCTACACTAAAGTAGATGAAATGGTAGAAGCACGTAAAAAAGTCAACAATCTGACTAATACACGTGAAAAAGCTATCGCTTACGAAGCAGAAGTAAAAGCGCCATACTTCGATGAAATCCGTTACCATGTAGACAAATTAGAGCACCTGGTAAGCGACGAAGAATGGACTTTACCAAAATATCGCGAAATGTTATTGTTGCGCTAA
- a CDS encoding peroxiredoxin family protein gives MQKIILAFLLLFVSHSFVNAQAYDTTAQYKKHPGLPVFQILQSDSTWFTDAQLPKDRPIVIIYFSPECGHCQTEAEDLVKHMEQLKSAFFVMVSFHSPADIGKFAEKYKLANLDNVRLGRDVQYYLPTFYHVQYTPFIAVYDKKRQLLKTFEMGAGFEKLNPLINGK, from the coding sequence ATGCAAAAAATAATACTGGCCTTTTTGCTGTTATTCGTTTCCCACTCGTTTGTTAATGCCCAGGCATATGACACCACCGCCCAATACAAAAAACATCCGGGACTGCCTGTTTTTCAGATTCTTCAAAGCGACAGCACCTGGTTTACAGATGCACAATTACCTAAAGACCGTCCTATTGTTATTATTTATTTCAGCCCTGAGTGTGGTCACTGTCAAACCGAAGCCGAAGACCTGGTAAAACATATGGAGCAACTGAAAAGTGCCTTTTTTGTAATGGTGAGCTTCCACTCTCCTGCCGATATTGGAAAATTTGCCGAAAAATACAAGCTGGCGAACCTGGATAATGTGCGTTTGGGACGTGATGTGCAGTATTACCTGCCTACCTTTTACCATGTGCAATACACACCATTCATTGCTGTGTATGATAAAAAAAGACAACTGCTAAAAACATTTGAAATGGGAGCCGGCTTTGAAAAGCTGAACCCGTTAATTAATGGAAAGTAA
- the mdh gene encoding malate dehydrogenase: protein MKITVVGAGAVGATTADNIARKELCEELVLLDIKEGIAEGKAQDMTQTAALLGFDTRITGSTNDYAKTAGSDVVVITSGLPRKPGMTREELIGVNAGIVKGVAENILRYSPDAIIIVVSNPMDTMTYLALQSTGLPKNRIIGMGGALDSARFKYQLSQHLGASPADLNATVIGGHGDTTMIPLIRYATWNSIPVTELLSAEAQQQIVADTMVGGATLTKLIGTSAWYAPGAAAASVVESIVRDEKKLIPSCVLLEGEYGQKDICLGVPVVIGKSGWEKIIDYKLNAEEQALFNKSADAVRSMNDVLKTL from the coding sequence ATGAAGATTACAGTTGTTGGAGCAGGTGCCGTAGGCGCCACTACCGCCGATAATATAGCCAGGAAAGAATTATGTGAAGAATTGGTTTTACTGGACATTAAAGAAGGAATTGCAGAAGGGAAGGCACAGGATATGACTCAAACAGCAGCCCTGTTGGGTTTTGACACACGCATTACCGGCAGTACCAACGATTACGCTAAAACAGCAGGTTCGGATGTGGTAGTGATTACCTCGGGCCTGCCACGTAAACCCGGAATGACCCGCGAAGAACTGATTGGCGTAAACGCAGGTATTGTAAAAGGCGTAGCCGAAAATATTTTAAGATACTCGCCTGATGCTATTATTATAGTGGTGAGCAACCCTATGGATACCATGACCTACCTGGCCCTGCAAAGCACCGGCCTGCCTAAAAATCGCATCATTGGTATGGGCGGTGCATTAGACAGCGCCCGCTTTAAATACCAGCTGAGCCAGCACCTGGGAGCCAGCCCGGCCGATTTAAATGCTACCGTTATTGGTGGCCACGGCGATACTACCATGATTCCATTAATACGCTATGCTACCTGGAACAGCATTCCTGTTACAGAACTGCTGAGTGCAGAAGCCCAGCAGCAGATTGTAGCAGATACTATGGTAGGTGGCGCCACCTTAACCAAACTGATAGGCACCAGCGCCTGGTATGCACCAGGAGCAGCAGCTGCATCGGTAGTGGAAAGTATTGTAAGGGATGAGAAAAAACTAATACCCAGCTGTGTACTCCTGGAAGGTGAATATGGCCAAAAAGATATTTGCCTGGGGGTGCCTGTAGTAATTGGGAAAAGTGGATGGGAAAAAATTATAGATTATAAACTGAATGCCGAAGAGCAGGCACTATTTAATAAAAGTGCAGATGCAGTAAGAAGCATGAATGATGTATTAAAAACATTGTAG
- a CDS encoding EMC3/TMCO1 family protein, translating to MKKIIAGLVLAIALMTTVQSQAQDGDRAARFKQMQKQRLKDSLQLSDDKADKVVAIQEEFMPKQREIFMDQSLDKDAKQAKLKELNEEQKKKLKTVLTDDELAKFEAYQERNRGRRGPGGPGGGGRGGNRGGQDGPPPAQQ from the coding sequence ATGAAAAAGATCATCGCAGGTCTGGTGCTGGCCATAGCATTAATGACCACTGTACAATCGCAGGCTCAGGATGGCGACAGGGCAGCACGCTTTAAACAAATGCAGAAACAGCGTTTGAAAGACAGCTTACAGCTCTCTGACGATAAAGCCGACAAGGTGGTAGCCATTCAGGAAGAGTTTATGCCTAAGCAAAGGGAAATTTTCATGGATCAGTCGCTGGACAAAGATGCCAAGCAAGCCAAACTGAAAGAACTGAACGAAGAGCAGAAGAAAAAGCTGAAAACAGTTTTAACAGACGACGAACTGGCTAAGTTTGAAGCTTACCAGGAACGTAACAGAGGTCGCAGAGGTCCGGGTGGTCCTGGCGGCGGCGGTCGTGGTGGCAATCGTGGTGGTCAGGATGGCCCCCCACCGGCGCAACAATAA
- a CDS encoding TIGR03364 family FAD-dependent oxidoreductase produces the protein MHKKSAIVVGAGIVGLALARSLSEKGYVVTVFERSAKAVGASVRNFGMVWPVGQPDGHLYERALRSRAIWKEVCEGAGLWLEEAGSLHLAYDALELQVMEEFAAAGKGVRPVELLSAAATTALSPAVNGNGLKAGLWSRDEVIIESRVAIEKLPGYLQERYGVQFYFGIAVTVVQANMVVAGGKTWQADEIFIASGADFETLYPEIFTANHFTKCKLQMMRLAAQPDQWRIGPSLCGSLSMVHYKSFASAPSLNLLKKHYEQTMPEYLQWGIHVMVSQNGTSELTIGDSHEYGDVHDPFDKQHINDLILAYLRQFAQFKNWELLQSWHGIYAKRTNGETDFVYEAEPGITIVNGMGGNGMTLSFGLAEEVVRHK, from the coding sequence ATGCATAAGAAATCGGCTATAGTTGTAGGGGCGGGCATTGTAGGACTTGCCCTGGCCCGTAGTTTAAGTGAAAAGGGCTATGTCGTAACAGTCTTTGAGCGAAGTGCCAAAGCGGTGGGCGCTTCTGTAAGAAACTTTGGTATGGTATGGCCTGTTGGTCAGCCTGATGGCCATTTATATGAACGTGCTTTGCGCAGCAGGGCTATCTGGAAAGAAGTATGTGAGGGGGCTGGTTTGTGGCTGGAAGAAGCGGGTAGCTTACATCTTGCTTATGATGCACTGGAATTGCAGGTGATGGAGGAATTTGCTGCTGCCGGTAAAGGCGTGCGTCCGGTGGAATTGCTTTCTGCTGCTGCCACTACGGCATTATCTCCCGCAGTCAATGGTAATGGGCTTAAAGCTGGTTTGTGGAGCAGGGATGAAGTAATTATAGAATCGAGAGTGGCTATTGAAAAACTGCCTGGGTATTTACAGGAGCGTTATGGTGTGCAGTTTTATTTTGGTATAGCCGTAACAGTAGTACAGGCAAACATGGTGGTAGCAGGTGGCAAAACCTGGCAGGCCGATGAAATTTTTATTGCCAGTGGCGCTGATTTTGAAACTTTATATCCCGAAATATTTACAGCTAACCATTTTACCAAATGTAAACTACAGATGATGCGCCTGGCGGCTCAGCCGGATCAGTGGCGTATTGGTCCCTCTTTATGTGGCAGCCTTTCTATGGTGCATTATAAAAGTTTTGCTTCGGCACCATCATTGAACTTGTTGAAGAAACATTACGAGCAAACGATGCCGGAATACCTGCAATGGGGTATTCATGTAATGGTGTCTCAGAACGGGACCAGTGAGCTAACCATAGGCGATAGTCATGAATACGGCGACGTACACGATCCTTTTGATAAACAGCATATCAATGATCTTATCCTGGCATACCTGCGCCAATTTGCGCAGTTTAAAAACTGGGAGTTGCTACAGAGCTGGCACGGTATCTATGCCAAGCGAACAAACGGAGAAACGGATTTTGTGTATGAGGCAGAGCCGGGAATTACTATTGTAAATGGAATGGGAGGAAACGGTATGACATTATCGTTTGGCCTGGCCGAGGAAGTGGTAAGGCATAAGTAA
- a CDS encoding glycosyltransferase family 9 protein: MKVLVIRFSSIGDIVLTTPVMRCLKQQRPDITVHYLTKKSFRGLIDTNPYVDKVHLLNDENWEAMIAELQAEKFDLIVDLHKNLRTLRVKRALRKVKSVSFSKLNFEKWLLTSFLKINKMPPVHIVDRLVDTVRHLGVVNDGKGLDYFIPEKDEVNAADLPMSHQAGYIGVVIGAALATKKMPVEKLKALCASIQKPIVLMGGPEDRPEGEEIASIDRVKIYNACGKFNLNESACLVRNAKLIVTHDTGLMHIAAAFKKPVISIWGNTVPAFGMTPYFGNAAVPSAIFEVEGLGCRPCSKIGYKKCPKGHFKCMNNQNVTAIATAAEKGLHL; the protein is encoded by the coding sequence ATGAAAGTATTGGTAATTCGTTTTTCCTCCATAGGCGATATTGTATTAACAACGCCGGTAATGCGTTGCCTGAAACAACAGCGGCCGGATATTACTGTGCATTATCTTACCAAAAAATCGTTCAGGGGATTAATTGATACTAATCCTTATGTAGATAAAGTGCATTTACTCAATGATGAAAACTGGGAAGCCATGATAGCAGAGCTACAGGCGGAAAAGTTTGACCTGATCGTTGACCTGCATAAAAACCTGCGTACCCTGCGTGTAAAGCGTGCTTTGCGTAAGGTTAAAAGTGTTTCGTTTAGTAAGCTGAATTTTGAAAAGTGGTTGCTCACTTCTTTTCTAAAGATAAATAAGATGCCGCCTGTGCATATAGTAGACCGTTTAGTGGATACTGTAAGGCATTTGGGAGTGGTGAATGACGGCAAGGGGCTGGATTACTTTATACCGGAAAAGGATGAAGTGAATGCTGCTGACTTACCTATGAGCCACCAGGCTGGTTACATAGGTGTAGTAATTGGTGCTGCCTTAGCTACGAAGAAAATGCCTGTAGAAAAATTAAAGGCTCTATGTGCTTCTATTCAAAAGCCTATTGTGTTAATGGGTGGCCCGGAAGACAGGCCAGAAGGAGAAGAGATTGCCAGCATTGACAGGGTGAAAATATATAACGCCTGTGGCAAATTCAATTTAAATGAGAGCGCTTGCCTGGTAAGGAATGCCAAACTGATAGTAACACATGATACAGGGTTGATGCATATAGCAGCTGCCTTTAAAAAGCCTGTTATTTCTATATGGGGTAATACGGTACCAGCCTTTGGCATGACGCCTTATTTTGGTAATGCTGCGGTGCCTTCTGCTATTTTTGAAGTGGAGGGTTTAGGTTGCCGCCCATGCAGCAAAATCGGATACAAAAAATGCCCCAAAGGGCATTTTAAGTGTATGAATAATCAAAATGTTACAGCCATTGCAACGGCTGCCGAAAAAGGATTACATCTCTAA
- a CDS encoding DUF5690 family protein → MYCSGLLKNKLKKAPVWVLSVYAALCSFGVYCCMYAFRKPFTAASFNGLTYWHTSYKVWLVTAQVLGYMFSKFYGIRFISAMQADKRAVSIVLLITAAWIFLLLFALVPAPYNIIFLFLNGFPLGMVWGLVFGYLEGRRTTEVMGAVLCVNFILSSGVVKSVGKFLLVNHYVSDWWMPFVTGALFYIPMLLFTWLLNHLPPPSEEDKRLRSPRQPMTAGERTAFTRRFLPGLILIVITYVLLTALRDFRDNFANEIFTEMGYGGQPAVFTATELPVSVIVLVSLSLMILIKNNFKAFMVNHFIIMVGFALALLATWLFGAHLIGPVMWMIIVGTGLYLSYIPFNCLYFERMIASYRIAGNAGFLIYIADSFGYLGSVTVLFIREFLGVELSWTHFFMYAVSIIGVIGAGGTFLMYLYFKKQYSSVDSKAKAVYA, encoded by the coding sequence ATGTATTGTTCAGGCTTATTGAAAAACAAGCTGAAAAAGGCGCCGGTTTGGGTACTGTCGGTATATGCAGCACTATGTTCTTTTGGAGTGTACTGCTGTATGTATGCCTTTCGCAAACCATTTACAGCGGCATCGTTCAACGGCTTAACGTATTGGCATACAAGCTATAAAGTATGGCTGGTAACTGCACAGGTACTCGGTTACATGTTTAGTAAGTTTTACGGCATCCGGTTTATCAGTGCCATGCAGGCAGATAAAAGGGCGGTTTCTATTGTGCTGTTGATAACGGCGGCGTGGATTTTTTTACTGCTGTTTGCACTGGTGCCAGCCCCCTATAACATCATTTTCCTTTTTTTGAATGGGTTTCCCTTAGGGATGGTTTGGGGCCTGGTGTTTGGCTACCTGGAAGGGCGGCGCACCACGGAAGTGATGGGAGCGGTGTTGTGCGTAAACTTTATTTTATCGTCGGGCGTAGTGAAGTCGGTAGGTAAATTTCTGCTGGTAAACCATTATGTATCTGATTGGTGGATGCCTTTTGTTACCGGGGCTTTGTTCTATATCCCCATGTTGCTGTTTACCTGGCTGTTAAATCATCTTCCACCACCTTCGGAAGAAGATAAGCGCCTGAGAAGTCCGCGGCAACCTATGACAGCAGGAGAACGCACAGCCTTTACCCGGCGCTTTTTACCAGGATTGATATTGATTGTTATTACCTATGTATTGCTTACAGCCCTGCGGGATTTCCGGGACAATTTTGCCAATGAAATATTTACCGAAATGGGATATGGAGGGCAACCTGCTGTATTTACTGCTACAGAGTTGCCGGTTTCGGTAATTGTGCTGGTGAGCCTGAGTCTGATGATATTGATTAAGAACAATTTCAAGGCCTTTATGGTAAACCATTTCATTATTATGGTGGGCTTTGCGTTGGCTTTACTGGCTACCTGGTTGTTTGGTGCCCATTTAATAGGACCTGTGATGTGGATGATTATAGTGGGCACAGGTTTGTATCTGAGTTATATCCCTTTTAACTGCCTGTATTTCGAGCGTATGATTGCGAGCTACCGTATTGCCGGTAATGCGGGCTTCCTCATTTACATAGCCGATTCGTTCGGTTACCTGGGAAGTGTAACGGTGTTGTTTATCAGGGAGTTTTTAGGTGTGGAATTGTCATGGACGCACTTTTTTATGTACGCTGTTTCTATCATTGGTGTAATAGGAGCAGGCGGCACCTTTCTGATGTATCTCTATTTTAAAAAGCAATATTCATCTGTAGATTCTAAAGCGAAAGCGGTATATGCATAA
- the accC gene encoding acetyl-CoA carboxylase biotin carboxylase subunit — protein sequence MFKKVLIANRGEIALRVIRTCREMGIKTVAVYSTADKDSLHVKFADEAVCIGKPPSSESYLNIPHIMAAAEITNADAIHPGYGFLAENAKFAQICGGHGIKFIGPTPEMINKMGDKITAKDTMIKAGVPVIPGSDGLLQSVDEAKHLAKNVVGYPVILKATAGGGGKGMRVVWEESELEKAYNTAKAEAAAAFKNDGIYMEKFVEEPRHIEIQVAGDRYGRVCHLSERDCSIQRRHQKLVEESPSPFMTPELRQKMGEAAIKAAAAINYESVGTIEFLVDKHRNFYFMEMNTRIQVEHCVTEEVINFDLIKEQLKIAMGEEISGKNYEPQMHAIECRINAEDPYNDFRPSPGKITVLHTPGGHGVRVDSHVYAGYVIPPYYDSMIGKLITVARTRDEAISTMYRALSEYVIEGVKTTIPFHLQLMQNEDFRSGNFNTKFLESFQMK from the coding sequence ATGTTTAAAAAAGTTCTTATAGCCAATCGCGGAGAGATAGCATTACGGGTTATCCGTACCTGTCGTGAAATGGGCATTAAAACCGTGGCTGTATACTCTACTGCGGATAAAGACAGCCTGCATGTAAAATTTGCAGATGAAGCTGTTTGTATCGGCAAGCCCCCCAGCAGTGAATCTTATCTGAACATTCCTCATATTATGGCAGCTGCAGAAATTACCAATGCAGATGCTATTCACCCTGGATACGGATTTTTAGCAGAAAATGCCAAGTTTGCCCAGATCTGTGGTGGACATGGTATTAAGTTTATCGGACCCACCCCTGAGATGATCAACAAAATGGGTGACAAGATCACTGCTAAAGATACCATGATTAAAGCTGGCGTACCTGTTATTCCAGGTAGCGATGGTTTGTTGCAAAGTGTAGACGAAGCAAAACACCTGGCTAAAAATGTGGTAGGCTATCCTGTTATTTTAAAAGCTACTGCCGGTGGTGGTGGTAAAGGTATGCGTGTAGTTTGGGAAGAAAGCGAACTGGAAAAAGCATACAATACTGCTAAAGCAGAAGCTGCAGCAGCTTTTAAAAACGATGGTATTTACATGGAGAAATTCGTGGAAGAACCTCGTCACATCGAAATTCAGGTTGCGGGCGACAGATATGGCAGAGTATGTCATTTAAGCGAACGCGACTGTTCTATACAGCGTCGTCACCAGAAACTGGTAGAAGAATCCCCTTCTCCGTTTATGACTCCGGAACTGCGCCAGAAAATGGGTGAAGCAGCTATTAAGGCAGCGGCAGCCATTAACTATGAAAGCGTAGGTACCATTGAATTCCTGGTTGATAAGCACCGCAATTTCTACTTCATGGAAATGAACACACGTATCCAGGTAGAGCATTGCGTAACCGAAGAGGTAATTAACTTTGACCTGATTAAGGAGCAATTGAAAATTGCTATGGGTGAAGAAATTTCCGGTAAAAACTACGAACCTCAGATGCACGCCATCGAGTGCCGTATCAACGCGGAAGATCCTTACAACGATTTCCGTCCTTCACCAGGAAAAATCACCGTATTGCACACCCCGGGTGGGCATGGTGTAAGGGTAGATAGCCATGTGTATGCAGGTTATGTAATTCCTCCTTATTACGATTCCATGATTGGTAAACTGATTACCGTTGCCCGTACACGCGACGAAGCCATTAGCACCATGTACCGTGCATTAAGTGAGTATGTAATTGAAGGTGTAAAAACCACCATTCCTTTTCACTTACAGTTAATGCAGAACGAAGATTTCAGAAGCGGTAATTTCAATACTAAGTTCCTGGAAAGCTTCCAGATGAAATAG